From a single Brassica oleracea var. oleracea cultivar TO1000 chromosome C5, BOL, whole genome shotgun sequence genomic region:
- the LOC106294707 gene encoding peroxisomal and mitochondrial division factor 2 has translation MAEERSLNGEDDSFFDSDQNNDEISKRIESLTAEIEEMRGSEAKARRKMGEMEREIDKSEEEKKVLEAIAERSSELEAEKARLLQELVTAKAEKEEAEKEAEKLRDEISQKGDGIEELEKEVDELRMAKEENERRMKELEAKLNALEAKELEERNKKVRAEEEMRDRIGNKGKEVDELKEKVKSLESNVAEGRAEVEKWRTEKKVVEDSLRESEKRVAGLESEIVVLERQMDESEKMISGLKNMVEPVNGVEAVRSWSPGAVSGGSGGAMAAVAVVAVAGAAVVFYVYRSKKA, from the coding sequence ATGGCGGAAGAGAGGAGCTTGAACGGCGAGGACGACAGTTTCTTCGATTCCGATCAAAATAACGACGAAATCAGCAAGAGAATCGAGAGCCTGACGGCGGAGATCGAGGAGATGAGAGGATCCGAAGCCAAGGCGAGGCGCAAGATGGGGGAGATGGAGAGGGAGATCGACAAATCGGAGGAGGAGAAGAAGGTTCTCGAGGCTATAGCTGAGAGATCCTCCGAGCTCGAGGCGGAAAAGGCGAGGCTTCTGCAAGAACTCGTTACGGCTAAGGCTGAAAAGGAAGAGGCTGAGAAGGAGGCGGAGAAGCTCAGGGATGAGATTTCTCAGAAGGGGGATGGGATCGAGGAGCTGGAGAAGGAGGTTGATGAGTTGAGGATGGCTAAAGAGGAGAACGAGAGGAGGATGAAGGAGTTGGAGGCAAAGCTTAATGCTTTGGAGGCGAAGGAGTTGGAGGAGAGGAACAAGAAGGTGAGAGCGGAGGAGGAGATGAGGGATAGGATTGGTAACAAGGGGAAGGAGGTTGATGAGTTGAAGGAGAAGGTGAAGAGTTTGGAATCTAATGTGGCTGAAGGGAGAGCAGAGGTGGAGAAGTGGAGGACGGAGAAGAAGGTCGTGGAGGATTCGTTGAGAGAGTCTGAGAAGAGAGTGGCGGGGTTGGAGTCTGAGATTGTGGTGCTGGAGAGACAGATGGATGAGTCTGAGAAGATGATTAGCGGGTTGAAGAACATGGTTGAGCCGGTTAATGGCGTAGAGGCTGTTAGGTCGTGGTCGCCGGGGGCTGTGAGTGGTGGTTCTGGTGGGGCTATGGCTGCTGTTGCGGTTGTTGCTGTGGCGGGAGCAGCTGTTGTCTTCTATGTTTACCGCTCGAAGAAGGCTTGA
- the LOC106294709 gene encoding uncharacterized protein LOC106294709, producing the protein MSDSILEKATSALSEAAKTDVFKDAVDNVVSRGIEGGKSLLHNLEEKKGEVSSKIVGAVSQFTGGGAYSSATTADRDLPVSTDNQPLLASRETATPWWKSCCEILDLLKASSSSSSN; encoded by the exons ATGTCTGACTCCATTTTGGAAAAAGCAACCTCTGCTCTCAGTGAAGCCGCCAAAACCGATGTCTTCAAGGATGCAGTGGACAATGTTGTCTCAAGAGGCATTGAAGGAGGCAAATCCCTGCTGCACAATTTGGAGGAGAAGAAAGGTGAAGTCTCCTCCAAGATCGTTGGAGCTGTTTCACAGTTTACCGGTGGTGGCGCCTACTCCTCAGCCACAACCGCAGACCGTGACTTACCAGTTTCAACAGACAATCAG CCACTCCTAGCGTCCAGAGAGACGGCAACGCCATGGTGGAAGAGCTGCTGTGAAATTCTAGATCTTCTCAAGGCATCATCATCCTCATCATCTAACTAG
- the LOC106294705 gene encoding putative methyltransferase NSUN6 — MEMNPSSRYSYDPVLRWDPEVEDYFNKAYGPDHFARISKALTRPSSYSCIRVNTVKATSDAVIEKLTKILNDDSEDGLKLVQQPDGSSSPISKCQIPGLEYVVLVNGSGPHRIEYGSELENPPKEVLVSRKCAEAVLRGAQVYVPGVLACTAHVEKGDAVAVCVAMEQPGDDGDWSVNMTRGTTLQGLPSDPFYCERSGLYIGMGTAMLSRAGMFRVSHGVAVDLNNRVFRLPSFHNVLEGEIFLQNLPSIVAAHALDPQRGERVLDMCAAPGGKTTAIAILMNDEGEIVAADRSHNKVLDVQRLSAEMGLTCITTCKLDALKSVCLPSTLSDSTTSVNGDSSVSLTSHSEVPSNEGIASDASGRSEAEKSCEENASTEQPNNGGDNVSQSEIRKNKGRLKNGRGRTQSQGGRAGKSKGFPPNSFDRVLLDAPCSALGLRPRLFAGLETVISLRNHGRYQRKMFDQAVQLVRVGGVLVYSTCTINPSENETVVRYALDKYKFLSLATQHPRIGGPGLVGRCEFPDGYVEEWLKPGEEEMVQKFDPSSELDTIGFFIAKFSVGPKD; from the exons ATGGAGATGAATCCTTCGTCGCGTTACAGTTATGATCCAGTGTTGCGATGGGATCCTGAAGTTGAAGACTACTTCAACAAAGCTTATGGACCTGACCACTTTGCTCGAATTTCAAAGGCTCTAAC GCGTCCATCTTCCTACTCCTGCATTCGGGTGAACACAGTTAAAGCCACAAGTGACGCGGTTATTGAGAAGCTTACGAAGATCTTAAACGACGACTCCGAGGATGGCTTGAAGCTTGTGCAGCAACCCGATGGGAGTAGTAGTCCCATCTCCAAGTGTCAGATTCCTGGTTTGGAATATGTAGTTTTGGTCAACGGTTCAGGCCCACATAGAATTGAATATGGCTCTGAGCTTGAAAACCCTCCCAAGGAGGTACTTGTGAGCAGGAAGTGTGCTGAAGCAGTTCTCAGAGGAGCCCAG GTCTATGTCCCAGGTGTACTGGCTTGCACTGCCCATGTTGAGAAAGGAGATGCAGTTGCCGTCTGTGTTGCTATGGAGCAACCTGGTGATGATGGCGACTGGAGTGTTAATATGACTCGTGGGACCACCCTTCAGGGTCTACCGTCAG ATCCTTTCTATTGTGAACGCAGTGGACTATATATCGGCATGGGAACAGCTATGTTGTCAAGAGCTGGCATGTTTCGTGTTTCTCATGGAGTTGCCGTGGATTTGAACAACAGAGTTTTCAGATTGCCTTCTTTTCATA ATGTCCTCGAGGGAGAAATATTTCTTCAAAACCTGCCAAGTATTGTTGCTGCTCATGCTCTTG ATCCTCAGAGAGGTGAGAGAGTATTAGATATGTGTGCAGCACCGGGAGGGAAGACTACTGCAATAGCTATACTTATGAATGACGAAGGAGAGATAGTGGCAGCAGATAGATCTCATAACAAA GTGCTGGATGTCCAGAGATTGTCTGCTGAGATGGGCTTAACTTGCATAACAACATGTAAACTGGATGCGCTAAAATCTGTTTGTCTTCCGAGCACACTCAGTGATTCAACAACATCAGTTAACGGTGACAGTAGTGTTTCTTTAACCAGCCATTCTGAAGTACCATCAAACGAGGGAATCGCATCTGATGCTTCTGGAAGATCTGAGGCTGAAAAATCGTGCGAGGAAAATG CGAGCACAGAACAGCCTAATAATGGAGGGGATAACGTTAGCCAATCTGAAATCAGGAAGAATAAGGGAAGGCTGAAAAATGGTCGCGGAAGAACTCAAAGCCAAGGTGGGAGGGCTGGCAAATCAAAAGGTTTCCCGCCTAATAGTTTTGATAGGGTACTTTTAGATGCTCCTTGTTCTGCTCTTGGCTTGAGACCTCGTCTTTTCGCTGGACTG GAGACTGTAATATCGTTGAGAAACCATGGAAGGTACCAGCGGAAAATGTTTGACCAGGCTGTTCAATTGGTTCGCGTTGGTGGAGTTCTCGTATACTCAAC ATGCACCATTAACCCTAGTGAGAACGAGACGGTGGTTCGATATGCTCTAGATAAATACAAATTCCTTTCCCTAGCAACACAG CATCCTAGGATTGGAGGCCCTGGTCTAGTTGGTCGATGTGAATTTCCTGACGGATATGTCGA GGAGTGGTTAAAACCAGGTGAAGAAGAAATGGTTCAGAAGTTCGACCCGTCATCTGAGCTCGACACCATCGGTTTCTTTATAGCTAAGTTCAGCGTCGGCCCCAAGGATTAA
- the LOC106294706 gene encoding 4-hydroxyphenylpyruvate dioxygenase: MGHENAAVSENQHHDGDAAATSASPGFKLVGFSKFVRKNPKSDKFKVKRFHHIEFWCGDATNVARRFSWGLGMRFSSKSDLSTGNMVHASYLLTSGDLRFLFTAPFSPSISAGEIPPNTTASIPSFDDVTYRSFFSSHGLGVRAVAIEVEDAESAFSVSVSNGAVPSSPPIALNDAVTIAEVKLYGDVVLRYVSYKAVTSVFLPRFETVEDTSSFPLDYGIRRLDHAVGNVPELGPALTYLSRFTGFHQFAEFTADDVGTAESGLNSAVLANNDETVLLPVNEPVHGTKRKSQIQTYLEHNEGAGVQHLALMSEDIFKTLREMRKRSGVGGFDFMPSPPPTYYKNLKNRVGDVLSDEEIKECEELGILVDRDDQGTLLQIFTKPLGDRPTIFIEIIQRIGCMKKDEEGRVYQSGGCGGFGKGNFSELFKSIEEYEKTLEAKQLVG, encoded by the exons ATGGGGCACGAAAACGCAGCCGTTTCAGAGAACCAGCATCACGACGGCGACGCAGCTGCTACCTCTGCGTCCCCGGGGTTCAAGCTCGTCGGATTCTCCAAGTTCGTGAGGAAGAATCCAAAGTCCGACAAGTTCAAAGTCAAGCGCTTCCACCACATCGAGTTCTGGTGCGGCGACGCCACCAACGTCGCGCGCCGCTTCTCGTGGGGCCTCGGCATGAGATTCTCCTCCAAATCCGATCTCTCCACCGGAAACATGGTTCACGCCTCCTACCTCCTCACCTCCGGCGACCTGCGCTTCCTCTTCACCGCTCCCTTCTCTCCGTCTATCTCCGCCGGCGAGATTCCACCGAACACCACAGCCTCCATCCCATCTTTCGACGACGTCACCTACCGCTCCTTCTTCTCTTCACACGGACTCGGCGTAAGAGCTGTCGCTATTGAAGTAGAAGACGCAGAGTCAGCCTTCTCCGTTAGCGTCTCAAACGGCGCCGTTCCTTCATCCCCTCCTATCGCCCTAAACGACGCCGTTACGATCGCTGAGGTTAAACTATACGGTGACGTCGTGCTCCGTTACGTTAGTTATAAAGCCGTTACATCCGTTTTCCTTCCGAGATTTGAAACTGTGGAAGATACGTCGTCGTTTCCACTAGACTACGGTATACGCCGCCTCGACCACGCGGTTGGGAACGTCCCCGAGCTCGGTCCAGCGCTAACGTACCTCTCACGGTTCACCGGCTTCCACCAGTTCGCGGAGTTCACAGCGGACGACGTGGGAACAGCCGAGAGCGGTTTGAACTCGGCGGTTCTAGCCAACAACGACGAGACGGTTCTTCTGCCGGTCAACGAGCCGGTTCACGGGACGAAGAGGAAGAGTCAGATACAGACGTATCTGGAGCACAACGAAGGCGCGGGGGTGCAGCATCTGGCGCTGATGAGCGAAGATATATTCAAGACTCTGAGGGAGATGAGGAAGAGGAGCGGCGTTGGAGGGTTCGACTTCATGCCTTCTCCTCCGCCTACTTATTACAAGAATCTCAAAAACCGGGTGGGAGATGTGCTTAGTGATGAAGAGATTAAGGAGTGTGAGGAGTTGGGGATTCTTGTGGATAGAGATGATCAAGGGACGTTGCTTCAGATCTTCACAAAACCACTTGGTGACAG GCCGACGATATTTATAGAGATAATACAGAGGATAGGATGCATGAAGAAAGATGAGGAAGGGAGAGTTTACCAGAGTGGAGGATGTGGTGGCTTTGGCAAAGGCAACTTCTCTGAGCTCTTCAAGTCTATTGAAGAGTATGAGAAGACTCTTGAAGCCAAACAGCTTGTGGGGTGA